A single window of Sparus aurata chromosome 22, fSpaAur1.1, whole genome shotgun sequence DNA harbors:
- the LOC115574533 gene encoding probable ubiquitin carboxyl-terminal hydrolase 8, which yields MQDNFPNELQEYIRKYSDNTLAVCNGYYCTTCHTRTQCEITSKVLSLPPAVCMTIARVINIGRGTAHIVKTEKRFTFPETLDLKYMKGGAEPPSVDKALYELYAVIAHRGTQYCGHYTAYVRCHDKWYLADNSLVKLCSWEDVKTTYEAGSLNGVAYMLMYHKQITLH from the coding sequence ATGCAAGACAATTTTCCCAACGAGCTGCAGGAGTACATCCGGAAATACTCTGACAACACTTTGGCTGTTTGCAACGGTTATTATTGTACAACGTGTCACACAAGGACTCAGTGTGAAATCACGAGCAAGGTTTTATCATTACCCCCCGCTGTGTGCATGACCATAGCACGGGTTATTAACATTGGCAGAGGTACTGCTCACATTGTCAAGACAGAGAAACGCTTCACTTTCCCAGAGACATTGGACTTGAAATACATGAAAGGAGGAGCTGAACCACCGAGTGTCGACAAGGCTCTATATGAACTGTATGCAGTTATAGCTCACCGTGGTACACAATACTGTGGACATTACACAGCTTACGTGCGATGTCATGACAAGTGGTATCTTGCGGACAATTCTCTAGTAAAGTTGTGCTCTTGGGAGGATGTCAAGACGACATATGAAGCAGGATCATTAAATGGTGTAGCTTACATGCTGATGTACCACAAACAAATCACTTTGCATTGA